In a single window of the Prochlorococcus marinus XMU1408 genome:
- the mreC gene encoding rod shape-determining protein MreC, with protein sequence MIKARRNIGFHLFFKSGFWGIFLLCSLIFGIRWTKGAGYLDFYSLLVKPILPGKSQKEWIQEGHNIEKNIRLKLLEEDNVRLRRALSLKEFNTDKRVSAAVVSRSSKSWWQQLEINKGAKDGISKGQAVIGPGGLIGLIDSTTLFTARVRLLTDPGHQVGAWIGRTKRHGILTGMGTNRPKLIFLNKNSLANVGDAVTTSPASTLLPPNLIVGIVQFVDEKALPAPYAIVQLTASPEAIDWVQVFKNND encoded by the coding sequence ATGATTAAAGCCCGACGAAACATAGGGTTTCATTTGTTTTTTAAAAGTGGGTTTTGGGGAATATTTTTACTGTGCTCTTTAATATTTGGTATTCGTTGGACAAAAGGAGCAGGGTATTTAGATTTCTACTCTCTTCTAGTTAAACCAATCTTGCCTGGTAAATCACAAAAAGAGTGGATTCAAGAGGGACATAATATTGAAAAAAATATTCGATTGAAATTACTTGAAGAGGATAATGTTCGTTTAAGAAGAGCGCTGTCTTTAAAAGAGTTTAATACCGATAAAAGAGTTTCAGCAGCAGTCGTTTCTAGATCTTCTAAAAGTTGGTGGCAACAGCTTGAAATTAATAAGGGAGCAAAAGATGGGATTTCGAAAGGACAAGCCGTTATTGGCCCAGGAGGTTTAATTGGCTTAATAGATAGCACAACCCTTTTTACAGCAAGAGTTAGGTTGCTTACTGATCCTGGACATCAAGTAGGGGCTTGGATTGGTCGAACTAAGCGTCATGGCATTTTGACTGGTATGGGTACAAATAGACCAAAACTAATTTTTTTAAATAAAAATAGTTTGGCTAATGTTGGAGATGCTGTAACTACATCTCCAGCCAGTACATTATTGCCCCCAAATTTAATAGTAGGAATTGTTCAATTTGTTGATGAAAAAGCTCTACCTGCGCCATACGCAATAGTTCAGTTAACTGCATCTCCTGAGGCTATTGATTGGGTTCAAGTTTTTAAAAATAATGATTAG
- a CDS encoding rod shape-determining protein: MFFNRFKFSRDIGIDLGTANTLIYVSGKGIVLQEPSVVAMDLEEGVPLAVGNDAKLMLGRTPGNIRAVRPLRDGVIADFDAAEQMLKTFIQKCNEGRGIIAPRLVVGIPSGVTGVERRAVREAGLAGAREVHLIDEPVAAAIGASLPVTEPIGTMIVDIGGGTTEVAVLSLGGTVLSESVRVAGDEINESIAMFLKKVHNLVVGERTAEEIKIKIGSAFPSNEFDLLSIDVRGLHLLSGLPRSINLKAGDLREAMSEPLNKIVDAVKRTLERTPPELAADIVDRGIMLAGGGALVRGISDLLSHETGIFTHVAEDPLLCVVNGCGKVLDEFKTMRRVLDTPDFARNVIRD; this comes from the coding sequence GTGTTTTTTAACCGTTTCAAATTTTCCCGGGATATTGGGATTGATTTAGGTACAGCTAATACCTTGATTTATGTTTCTGGCAAGGGAATAGTACTTCAAGAACCTTCAGTCGTAGCAATGGACTTAGAGGAGGGTGTTCCTTTAGCTGTAGGCAATGATGCAAAACTAATGTTAGGTCGGACACCCGGTAATATTCGCGCCGTCAGGCCTCTGAGGGATGGTGTTATTGCAGATTTTGATGCAGCCGAACAAATGTTGAAGACATTTATTCAAAAGTGTAATGAGGGCCGCGGGATTATTGCTCCTCGATTAGTTGTTGGTATTCCTAGTGGAGTTACTGGTGTAGAGAGGCGCGCAGTTCGAGAAGCTGGTCTTGCTGGTGCTAGAGAGGTACATTTGATTGATGAACCTGTAGCTGCTGCAATTGGAGCATCTTTGCCAGTGACAGAGCCTATTGGGACAATGATTGTTGATATTGGTGGTGGCACCACGGAAGTAGCTGTTCTAAGTCTTGGTGGAACAGTATTAAGTGAATCTGTCAGAGTTGCGGGTGATGAAATTAATGAGTCTATAGCTATGTTTTTGAAGAAAGTACATAATTTAGTCGTTGGTGAAAGAACAGCTGAAGAGATAAAAATTAAAATTGGATCAGCTTTTCCATCTAATGAATTTGATTTGCTCTCTATAGATGTAAGGGGTTTGCATTTACTTTCTGGTTTGCCTCGTTCTATAAATTTAAAAGCAGGTGATTTACGTGAAGCAATGTCTGAGCCTTTAAATAAGATTGTTGATGCTGTCAAAAGAACATTAGAGAGAACTCCTCCTGAGCTTGCTGCAGATATTGTTGATAGAGGGATAATGCTTGCAGGTGGAGGGGCATTAGTTAGAGGAATTAGCGATCTTTTAAGTCACGAAACAGGCATTTTTACTCACGTTGCTGAGGATCCCTTGTTATGCGTAGTAAATGGATGCGGTAAGGTTTTAGACGAATTTAAAACAATGCGAAGAGTTTTAGACACCCCTGATTTTGCTAGAAATGTAATTAGAGATTAA
- a CDS encoding single-stranded DNA-binding protein, whose amino-acid sequence MAINSVTLVGRAGRDPEVRYFESGTVVANLTMAVNRRNRDDEPDWFNLEIWGKQAQVAADYVKKGSLIGITGSFKLDSWKDRNTGEDRNKPVVRVDRLDLLGSKRDSENSNFQRNNSFNQQPNNDEIPF is encoded by the coding sequence ATGGCAATAAATTCAGTCACTCTTGTAGGCAGAGCAGGAAGAGATCCTGAAGTTCGATATTTTGAATCTGGAACAGTAGTAGCGAATCTCACAATGGCTGTAAATAGAAGAAATCGAGATGATGAACCAGATTGGTTTAATCTTGAAATTTGGGGCAAGCAAGCTCAAGTTGCAGCAGATTATGTAAAAAAAGGTTCTTTAATCGGTATAACTGGAAGCTTTAAATTGGATAGTTGGAAGGATCGAAATACAGGAGAAGATAGAAACAAACCAGTAGTTAGAGTTGATCGCCTTGACTTATTAGGTTCAAAAAGAGATTCAGAAAATAGTAATTTCCAAAGAAACAATTCATTTAATCAGCAACCCAATAATGACGAAATCCCTTTTTAA
- a CDS encoding DedA family protein: MEISEFISSLPVLIGNAVEANQWIGYGAILLAMFLENLIPPIPSELIMPLGGYYVHQGQLDFLPVVLAGLVGTVIGALPWYGIGRLVNEERIEQWLEKNGRWIGINPQDLARSRKWFNKYGVSLVFWGRLVPGIRTLISVPAGVELMPITPFLIWTTAGSMIWTLFLTITGFYLGDSYRNIEKWISPFSSVFKTMIILIIFLAFIILIYKTLRKLIIN; the protein is encoded by the coding sequence ATGGAAATCTCAGAATTTATATCTTCTCTACCAGTACTAATAGGAAATGCAGTCGAAGCTAATCAATGGATAGGGTATGGAGCAATTTTATTGGCAATGTTTTTAGAAAATTTAATTCCACCAATTCCTTCGGAATTAATAATGCCACTTGGTGGCTATTATGTGCACCAAGGCCAATTAGATTTTTTACCAGTTGTTTTAGCAGGTTTAGTAGGAACTGTAATAGGGGCTTTGCCTTGGTATGGAATTGGAAGATTAGTTAATGAAGAGAGAATTGAACAATGGCTTGAAAAAAATGGACGTTGGATTGGAATTAACCCTCAAGATCTTGCTCGAAGTCGTAAATGGTTTAATAAGTATGGAGTATCTTTGGTTTTTTGGGGAAGATTAGTACCAGGAATACGAACTTTGATTTCAGTACCTGCAGGGGTGGAGTTGATGCCCATCACACCCTTTCTCATTTGGACTACTGCAGGCAGCATGATTTGGACTTTGTTCTTAACAATTACAGGTTTTTATTTAGGAGATAGTTATAGAAATATTGAAAAATGGATTAGTCCTTTTTCCAGTGTATTTAAGACAATGATTATTTTAATTATATTTTTAGCTTTTATAATTTTGATTTATAAGACTCTCCGTAAACTAATTATCAATTAA
- the ahcY gene encoding adenosylhomocysteinase has translation MFAATKSNLNSIDKNADYIVNDISEAEFGRKELSIAETEMPGLMALRKKYRSEKPLKGAFIAGSLHMTIQTGVLIETLVELGAEVRWASCNIFSTQDHAAAAIAKSGVSVFAKKGETLDEYWQYTHKIFEWGDGKFANMILDDGGDATGLVVLGSKAEEDISVLDNPSNEEEIALFASIKKKLSQDPTFYSKAKSFIKGVTEETTTGVARLYQMEKSGELVFPAINVNDSVTKSKFDNLYGCRESLVDGIKRATDVMVAGKVALVMGYGDVGKGSAQSLRGLGATVMISEIDPICALQAAMEGFRVVRLDEVVEDVDIFVTATGNFQVICHDDLIRMKNEAIVCNIGHFDNEIEVSSLKSYEWENIKPQVDHITLPSGNKIILLAEGRLVNLGCATGHPSFVMSNSFTNQVLAQIELFKYGVKYLNKVYVLPKHLDEMVAILHLEKIGAKLTKLTEKQAQYINVPIEGPYKTEHYRY, from the coding sequence ATGTTTGCAGCAACCAAATCAAATCTCAACAGTATTGATAAAAATGCTGATTATATAGTTAACGATATATCAGAGGCCGAGTTCGGACGCAAAGAACTTTCCATAGCTGAAACGGAAATGCCAGGACTAATGGCATTGAGAAAAAAATACAGATCGGAAAAGCCATTAAAAGGAGCTTTTATTGCTGGGAGTCTTCATATGACTATTCAAACAGGAGTCCTTATTGAGACCTTGGTTGAGCTTGGTGCAGAAGTGAGATGGGCTTCTTGTAATATTTTCTCTACTCAAGATCATGCAGCAGCAGCGATAGCAAAATCAGGTGTTTCAGTCTTTGCTAAGAAGGGTGAAACACTTGATGAATACTGGCAATATACGCATAAGATTTTTGAATGGGGTGATGGGAAATTTGCGAATATGATTCTTGATGATGGAGGTGATGCGACTGGATTAGTTGTTTTGGGGAGTAAAGCTGAAGAGGATATATCAGTCCTTGATAATCCTTCAAATGAAGAGGAAATAGCATTATTCGCTTCTATTAAGAAAAAACTTTCTCAAGATCCCACTTTTTACTCCAAAGCTAAATCTTTTATAAAGGGGGTTACTGAGGAAACTACAACCGGCGTTGCTCGTCTATATCAAATGGAAAAAAGTGGAGAACTAGTATTTCCTGCAATTAATGTAAATGATTCCGTTACCAAAAGTAAGTTTGACAACCTTTATGGTTGCAGGGAATCACTGGTCGACGGGATTAAAAGAGCCACAGATGTAATGGTAGCCGGAAAGGTTGCGCTTGTTATGGGGTATGGAGATGTTGGGAAAGGATCTGCTCAATCTTTGAGAGGTTTAGGGGCTACAGTGATGATTTCGGAGATAGATCCAATATGTGCTCTTCAAGCAGCAATGGAAGGTTTTAGAGTCGTTAGACTTGATGAAGTGGTTGAAGATGTTGATATTTTTGTTACTGCGACTGGAAACTTTCAAGTTATTTGTCATGACGATTTGATTAGGATGAAAAATGAGGCGATAGTTTGTAATATTGGCCATTTTGATAATGAAATAGAAGTTTCTTCTTTAAAGTCTTATGAGTGGGAAAATATCAAACCTCAAGTTGATCACATCACTCTTCCAAGCGGCAACAAGATTATTCTTTTAGCAGAGGGAAGATTAGTTAACCTTGGATGTGCGACTGGTCATCCTAGTTTTGTAATGAGTAATTCCTTTACTAATCAAGTATTAGCTCAAATTGAATTATTTAAATATGGAGTTAAATATTTGAATAAAGTTTATGTTTTGCCAAAGCATTTAGATGAAATGGTTGCCATTCTTCACTTAGAGAAGATAGGAGCAAAGTTAACTAAGTTAACTGAAAAACAAGCCCAATATATCAACGTTCCAATTGAAGGTCCTTATAAAACAGAACATTATCGCTACTAA
- the tsaE gene encoding tRNA (adenosine(37)-N6)-threonylcarbamoyltransferase complex ATPase subunit type 1 TsaE produces MKKDSEEKFEVFNSFKQQTNNFCWTLEKPESTMSLGSRLTKKFPKIRILLLNGPLGAGKTTLVKGIAKSLKIKEPITSPTFPLSQHYPLGSPPLIHLDLYRIDEPSTANEFFLQEEEEAKAMGALMVVEWPERLSLPMNDAWRGKLEYCSENKSRFFQLIPPLEKDSNLSISSM; encoded by the coding sequence GTGAAAAAAGATTCTGAAGAAAAATTCGAGGTTTTTAATTCGTTTAAACAGCAAACAAATAATTTCTGCTGGACTTTAGAGAAACCTGAATCAACAATGTCATTAGGTTCAAGATTAACAAAAAAATTTCCAAAAATAAGAATTCTCCTTTTAAATGGTCCACTTGGAGCTGGAAAGACCACATTAGTTAAAGGAATTGCAAAAAGTTTAAAAATTAAAGAACCAATAACTTCTCCCACTTTTCCTTTATCCCAACATTATCCATTGGGGTCCCCTCCATTAATTCATCTAGATCTTTATCGAATTGATGAACCAAGTACAGCAAATGAATTTTTTCTACAAGAAGAAGAAGAAGCCAAAGCCATGGGTGCATTAATGGTAGTTGAATGGCCAGAAAGATTATCTTTACCAATGAATGATGCCTGGAGAGGGAAATTAGAATATTGTTCTGAAAATAAATCCCGGTTTTTTCAGCTCATCCCTCCATTGGAAAAGGATAGTAATTTATCAATATCTTCTATGTAA
- a CDS encoding carbohydrate kinase family protein — MKSANVIAIGEALIDRLGPPGGDPSVDMPVIDCFGGAPANVACGLSRLGANVSFVGSLGNDIFGENFKSLLIRRGINTAGLQQDNLRPTRVVLVRRDNFGERFFEGFDGDRGMGFADQAISRDQIINDWPAVAENTKWLVIGTIPLASEISSKALLWCIENALYSGIKIALDLNWRPTFWRNKVSNVLEPSIKEKNEIISILKNVSLIKLAKEEAEYFFNTSNPIEVSLSLTNRPSVIITDGSNPISWLINNHIGKSLPMALSNVVDTTGAGDAFMAGLIYKLLSVELDKISKQMAEEIIQFAIACGAHVCKGAGAIDPQPYIEDIDKLLSFSNGGMS; from the coding sequence ATGAAATCTGCCAATGTAATAGCAATAGGAGAAGCTTTGATAGATCGACTTGGTCCTCCTGGAGGAGATCCTTCTGTCGATATGCCAGTAATTGATTGTTTTGGTGGTGCTCCGGCTAATGTCGCTTGTGGATTAAGTCGTTTGGGAGCAAATGTTTCTTTTGTTGGATCTCTTGGAAATGATATTTTTGGTGAAAACTTTAAGAGTTTATTAATTCGTAGAGGAATAAATACAGCTGGACTACAGCAAGATAATTTACGCCCTACAAGGGTTGTATTGGTTCGAAGAGATAATTTTGGAGAAAGATTTTTTGAGGGATTTGATGGAGACAGAGGAATGGGATTTGCCGATCAAGCGATATCACGTGATCAGATTATCAATGACTGGCCTGCAGTTGCAGAAAATACCAAGTGGTTAGTTATTGGAACTATTCCACTCGCCTCAGAAATCTCATCTAAAGCTCTTTTATGGTGTATTGAAAATGCTTTGTATTCAGGAATAAAGATTGCTCTGGATTTAAATTGGCGCCCAACTTTTTGGCGAAACAAAGTTTCTAATGTATTGGAACCTTCTATTAAAGAAAAAAATGAAATAATTTCTATTTTAAAAAACGTTTCATTAATAAAACTTGCGAAAGAGGAGGCAGAATATTTTTTTAATACTTCTAATCCAATTGAAGTCTCACTATCTTTGACTAATAGACCATCTGTAATTATTACTGATGGATCAAATCCTATTTCTTGGTTAATCAACAATCATATTGGTAAATCATTACCGATGGCTCTCTCCAATGTAGTGGATACTACTGGAGCTGGAGATGCATTTATGGCAGGATTAATTTATAAACTCTTATCTGTTGAGTTGGACAAAATAAGTAAACAAATGGCTGAAGAAATAATTCAATTTGCTATTGCATGTGGTGCACATGTATGCAAAGGAGCAGGAGCAATAGATCCACAACCTTACATAGAAGATATTGATAAATTACTATCCTTTTCCAATGGAGGGATGAGCTGA
- a CDS encoding A/G-specific adenine glycosylase, which produces MDIIDFSQDIQKILLLWFSENGRHWIPWKLKKDGSIPNQGERLPPYEIWIAEVMLQQTQLKVVIPYWEKWMETFPYLSHLAEADLQNVLLIWQGLGYYSRAKRIHQSSKILLEYIGKNRVYDPYSWPIGIDEWMALPGIGRSTAGSIISSAFDLPAPILDGNVKRIFSRLLASEQTSRKYEKKLWELSAVLLSVDRPRDFNQALMDFGSIVCTPQKPNCSFCPLKKFCIAYIKYDPKDFPKREMKKINPLQEIGIGLVFNEDGELLIDQRLENSSMGGMWEFPGGKKTPDESIEQTIEREIQEELGIFVKVGAKLLSFEHAYSHMKLYFTVHLCEWKSGLPKPLASQNLLWVSPEKLWNFPFPAANTKIISELHKHLGIGNK; this is translated from the coding sequence ATGGATATAATTGATTTTTCTCAAGATATCCAAAAGATACTTCTTTTATGGTTTAGTGAAAATGGAAGACATTGGATACCTTGGAAATTAAAGAAAGATGGTTCCATTCCAAATCAGGGCGAAAGGCTACCGCCGTATGAAATTTGGATTGCAGAGGTAATGCTTCAGCAAACTCAGTTGAAGGTGGTCATTCCTTACTGGGAAAAATGGATGGAGACTTTCCCTTATTTGAGTCATCTTGCAGAGGCTGATTTACAGAATGTCCTTTTGATATGGCAGGGTCTAGGCTATTACTCTCGTGCAAAACGAATACATCAATCTTCAAAAATTTTACTTGAATATATTGGGAAAAATAGAGTTTATGACCCATACTCTTGGCCTATTGGAATAGATGAATGGATGGCTCTTCCAGGGATTGGTAGAAGTACTGCAGGCAGTATTATTTCATCTGCTTTTGATTTACCTGCTCCAATATTAGATGGAAATGTAAAAAGAATTTTTTCTAGGTTGTTAGCAAGTGAACAAACATCCAGAAAATATGAGAAAAAATTATGGGAACTTAGCGCTGTGTTGCTTTCAGTTGATCGTCCTAGGGATTTCAATCAAGCTTTGATGGATTTTGGATCAATTGTATGTACGCCTCAAAAACCAAATTGTTCTTTTTGCCCTCTCAAAAAGTTTTGTATTGCTTATATAAAGTACGATCCAAAAGACTTTCCAAAAAGAGAGATGAAAAAAATAAATCCTTTGCAAGAAATAGGGATTGGTCTTGTTTTTAACGAAGATGGAGAATTACTTATTGATCAGCGTCTAGAAAATTCTAGTATGGGAGGAATGTGGGAGTTTCCAGGAGGGAAAAAAACTCCTGACGAATCTATAGAGCAGACTATTGAGAGAGAAATACAAGAGGAACTTGGAATTTTTGTAAAAGTTGGAGCAAAGCTTTTATCTTTTGAGCACGCATATTCCCATATGAAACTTTATTTTACTGTTCACTTATGTGAATGGAAATCAGGTTTGCCTAAACCTTTAGCTAGTCAAAACTTGCTTTGGGTTTCTCCAGAAAAACTTTGGAATTTTCCTTTTCCTGCTGCAAATACTAAAATTATTTCTGAGTTACACAAACATCTTGGTATAGGAAATAAATAA
- a CDS encoding alpha/beta fold hydrolase has translation MKQFWNWENYQIAWQVEEEKNNTDIAIVLIHGFGACKDHWRFNQKNLSSIAPCYALDLIGFGDSSQPDSQLLYEKKTSKNFNYCFDNWSQQVFDFCNEIVKRPVLLIGNSIGGVIALNTSKKLSKKCLGIILIDCAQRTMDDKRLVEQSLLMRFLRPVIKTLVRQRFLSSNLFKNAANPNFISKILEVAYPSGGNIDEELIDILFKPTQRLGAPEAFRGFINLFDDYLAPDLLKDLSKPVHLIWGEKDPWEPVLEAKKWFDSFECVKSLKIIPNAGHCPHDEMPEKVNPIIKKIIQDAI, from the coding sequence ATGAAGCAATTCTGGAATTGGGAGAATTATCAAATTGCATGGCAAGTTGAGGAGGAAAAAAATAATACCGACATAGCAATCGTTTTAATTCATGGTTTTGGAGCATGCAAAGATCATTGGAGATTCAATCAAAAAAATTTGAGCTCCATAGCACCATGCTATGCATTAGATTTAATAGGATTTGGAGACAGCAGTCAACCAGATTCACAGCTATTGTATGAGAAAAAAACGTCTAAAAATTTTAATTACTGTTTCGATAATTGGAGTCAACAAGTTTTTGATTTCTGTAACGAAATAGTTAAAAGACCTGTCTTATTAATAGGAAATTCGATTGGCGGAGTTATTGCATTAAATACATCAAAAAAATTATCGAAAAAATGCTTAGGGATAATATTAATTGATTGCGCTCAGAGAACAATGGATGATAAAAGATTAGTCGAGCAATCCTTATTAATGCGCTTTCTAAGACCAGTCATAAAAACATTAGTAAGACAAAGATTTTTAAGCTCAAACCTTTTCAAAAATGCAGCTAATCCAAATTTTATTAGTAAAATTTTAGAAGTAGCTTATCCAAGTGGTGGAAATATTGATGAAGAATTGATAGATATACTTTTTAAACCAACTCAAAGGTTAGGAGCACCAGAAGCTTTTCGAGGGTTTATTAATTTATTTGATGATTATCTCGCCCCAGATTTACTGAAAGATTTAAGCAAACCCGTTCATTTAATATGGGGAGAAAAAGATCCATGGGAGCCTGTACTAGAGGCAAAAAAATGGTTTGATTCTTTTGAATGCGTAAAAAGTTTAAAAATAATTCCAAACGCTGGTCATTGTCCTCACGATGAAATGCCTGAAAAAGTTAATCCGATTATAAAAAAAATTATTCAAGATGCCATATAG
- a CDS encoding RpoD/SigA family RNA polymerase sigma factor produces MTTAVEVPQISNSSAVNTARSLSDIDLVRSYLRDIGRVPLLSHEQEITLGRQVQDLMILESIESQLQSDLGEKPDIDLFAEKAGISVNQLRKKLKSGRRAKERMVAANLRLVVSVAKKYTKRNMELLDLIQEGTIGLVRGVEKFDPTRGYKFSTYAYWWIRQGITRAIAEKSRSIRLPIHITEMLNKLKKGQRELSQELSRTPTIKELSDYVDMPEEDVKDLMSRAGQPVSLETKIGDGEDTILLDLLSNEIDMPSEQIESDCMKGDLETLLEQLPELQNRVLRMRYGMDGDDPMSLTGIGRVLGISRDRVRNLERDGLRGLRKAGESVVAYMAS; encoded by the coding sequence ATGACAACGGCAGTAGAGGTTCCTCAGATCAGTAATTCATCTGCTGTAAATACTGCTAGGTCACTATCGGATATTGACTTAGTTCGTTCCTATTTGAGAGATATTGGAAGAGTACCTTTGTTGTCTCATGAGCAAGAGATAACTCTAGGTAGACAGGTGCAAGATTTAATGATTCTAGAGTCTATTGAATCTCAACTTCAAAGTGATCTTGGAGAAAAGCCGGATATTGATTTATTTGCTGAAAAAGCTGGAATATCAGTAAATCAATTGAGAAAAAAGTTGAAAAGCGGAAGGAGAGCAAAAGAACGAATGGTTGCTGCAAACCTTCGATTGGTTGTAAGTGTTGCTAAGAAATATACAAAAAGGAATATGGAATTATTAGATCTAATACAAGAAGGAACTATTGGTTTAGTTCGAGGAGTTGAAAAATTTGATCCAACTCGCGGATATAAATTCTCAACTTATGCATACTGGTGGATTCGCCAGGGAATTACTCGCGCTATTGCCGAAAAAAGTAGATCCATAAGACTTCCTATCCACATCACAGAAATGCTAAATAAATTAAAAAAAGGTCAGAGAGAACTTAGTCAAGAACTTTCCAGAACTCCAACTATAAAAGAGTTGTCTGATTATGTTGATATGCCTGAAGAAGATGTTAAAGATTTAATGAGTAGAGCTGGACAGCCAGTTAGCTTGGAAACAAAAATTGGTGATGGTGAAGATACTATTCTGTTAGATTTACTTTCTAATGAAATTGATATGCCCTCTGAGCAAATAGAGAGTGATTGTATGAAAGGCGATTTGGAGACTTTGCTTGAGCAATTACCTGAACTGCAAAATCGTGTTTTGAGAATGCGTTATGGCATGGATGGTGATGATCCAATGAGCCTTACAGGTATTGGTAGAGTTCTTGGTATTAGCAGAGATAGAGTAAGAAATTTAGAAAGGGATGGATTGAGAGGTCTTAGAAAAGCAGGTGAATCAGTCGTGGCCTATATGGCATCTTGA
- the mgtE gene encoding magnesium transporter, whose amino-acid sequence MEEKLGASSDTQSLANGSLVAEAVAQQLEAMLSAGNYDGVKSLLTPVQPVDIAQAIGTLPMILQALAFRLLNKNEAIEVYEYLDPLVQQNLLDRLRSNEVLDLVEEMSPDDRVRLFDELPAKVVRRLLSELSPEERRVTAQLLGYESETAGRLMTTEFIDLKEFLSVSQALKLVRQRAKFSETIYSLYVTDKERHLTGILSLRDLVVADPESLIGEVMTREVVNVRTDTDQEEVARAIQRYDFLALPVVDLEKRLVGIVTVDDVIDVIEQEATRDIYAAGAVQAGDEDDYFQSNLFVVARRRIVWLAVLVLANGLTTQVIARNDEVLKQVVLLAAFIPLLIGAGGNVGAQSSTVVIRGLSTQRIQRLGLFRAIAREALAGCLLGILMAVFVVPFAWWQGEGPLVATAVGISLMSITTLAATAGASLPLLFDRMGLDPALMSAPFITTATDVAGVLIYLKTASWLLGSLA is encoded by the coding sequence ATGGAAGAAAAATTAGGGGCATCTAGTGATACTCAATCTTTAGCAAATGGCAGTTTAGTTGCTGAGGCAGTTGCTCAGCAATTAGAAGCAATGCTTTCTGCAGGGAATTATGACGGTGTTAAATCACTGCTCACCCCTGTTCAGCCAGTCGATATAGCTCAAGCTATTGGTACTTTGCCTATGATTTTGCAAGCTTTAGCGTTTAGGCTGCTAAATAAAAATGAAGCGATTGAGGTTTATGAATATTTAGATCCATTAGTTCAACAAAATCTTTTAGATCGCCTTAGATCAAATGAAGTACTCGACTTGGTGGAGGAGATGTCTCCTGATGATCGTGTCCGTCTTTTTGATGAGTTGCCTGCAAAAGTAGTTAGGCGTTTGCTTTCAGAACTAAGTCCTGAAGAAAGACGCGTAACTGCTCAACTGTTGGGGTATGAATCTGAAACAGCTGGCAGATTGATGACCACGGAATTTATAGATCTTAAAGAATTTCTTAGCGTCTCTCAAGCATTGAAATTAGTCCGACAAAGAGCCAAGTTTTCCGAAACTATTTATAGCCTTTATGTAACTGATAAAGAAAGGCATCTAACCGGAATTTTGTCTTTGAGGGACTTAGTGGTGGCTGATCCTGAATCTCTAATTGGAGAGGTTATGACAAGAGAGGTTGTAAATGTCCGAACAGATACTGATCAAGAAGAGGTTGCAAGAGCAATTCAAAGATATGATTTTTTAGCTCTACCAGTAGTCGACCTTGAAAAAAGACTAGTGGGTATTGTTACTGTGGATGATGTTATAGATGTTATTGAGCAAGAGGCTACAAGGGATATTTATGCAGCTGGTGCAGTTCAAGCAGGAGACGAGGATGATTATTTTCAAAGTAATTTATTTGTCGTAGCTAGACGTCGCATTGTATGGCTTGCTGTTTTGGTTTTGGCTAATGGATTAACAACTCAAGTGATCGCAAGGAATGATGAGGTTCTAAAACAAGTAGTTTTGTTGGCTGCTTTTATCCCATTACTTATTGGTGCAGGGGGTAATGTCGGGGCACAAAGCTCAACGGTTGTTATTCGAGGTTTGAGTACTCAACGAATACAACGACTTGGCCTATTCAGAGCAATTGCGCGTGAAGCATTAGCAGGATGTTTGCTAGGTATTTTGATGGCTGTATTTGTTGTACCTTTTGCTTGGTGGCAAGGTGAGGGACCTTTGGTTGCAACAGCTGTGGGTATAAGTTTGATGTCTATTACAACCTTGGCTGCAACTGCTGGAGCCTCATTACCATTGCTTTTTGATCGCATGGGATTAGACCCTGCGTTAATGTCAGCTCCTTTTATAACTACAGCTACTGATGTTGCAGGAGTATTGATTTATTTGAAAACAGCTTCTTGGCTCCTCGGAAGTCTGGCGTAG